One Cicer arietinum cultivar CDC Frontier isolate Library 1 chromosome 8, Cicar.CDCFrontier_v2.0, whole genome shotgun sequence DNA segment encodes these proteins:
- the LOC101504986 gene encoding transcription initiation factor TFIID subunit 1 isoform X4 yields MVVQTKKLQDAKEHLSALADKLGPSLTDIDLSGKSPQTPRGVVEQDCGEKAEDAVDYEDIDEEYDGPETETANEEDYLLPKKDFFAAEASLEVLACKTSVFDDENYDEESENEEDFVNNDAKVNNISLAVEQEESFVDASKGESAFEDDLQVGSPQTEELDIDGQKPEGGPDVLKRSMATPLPVLYVEDGKAVLRFSEIFGIQEPHRKGEKKERRNSIPRDRFKSLDLSDDIVEEDEEEFLKSFSQSLTLTKQVSVVHTDVSENNNVDLEFPKFGFLHADASLTAKDDRQPKDSCLSGEPMKEDFAEDFSWKDHPLMLANFYPLDQRDWENEILWGNSPVTSDNNVESCEISGPEMRASGGGDLEIESGIQNFQSVPQKILEEKDRNVFTCCSPVSLDPFDSRDSNGAKTNSISQSLFHPQLLRLEVDGSHLADGRGADISEMHNQSGQVKRLTKVMSQNRDLMDDSWIDKIMWGEHDQPKMKSKLIFDLQDNQMHFEVLDSKDGTHLRLHAGAMILTRSLKSISVDSSELSGQGGQYGWRYVANDKHYSNRKTSQQLKSNSKKRSAHGVKIFHSQPALKLQTMKLKLSNKDIANFHRPKAIWYPHDNEVAVKEQGKLPTHGSMKIIMKSLGGKGCKLHVDAEETLSSVKVKASKKLDFKASETVKIFYLGRELEDQNSLVAQNVQPNSLLHLVRTKIQLWPRAQRVPGENKSLRPPGAFKKKSDMSVKDGHVFLMEYCEERPLLLSNVGMGARLCTYYQKSSPDDQSGSLLRNTNSSVGHVISLDPADKSPFLGDLKPGCSQSSLETNMYRAPIFTHKVPSTDYLLVRSSKGKLSLRRIDKINVVGQQEPLMEVFSPGSKNLQTFLMNRILVHMCREFQAAEKRHLSPYIRIDDFLSQFPYLSEASFRKRIKEYANLQRGANGQSIFVKKRNFRMWSEDELRKMVTPELVCGYESMQAGLYRLKHLGITETHPNNISSAMSRLPDEAIALAAASHIERELQITPWNLSSNFVSCTSQGKENIERMEITGVGDPSGRGLGFSYARAPPKAPVSSAMVKKKAAAGRGGSTVTGTDADLRRLSMEAAREVLLKFNVPEEVIAKQTRWHRIAMIRKLSSEQAASGVKVDPTTIGKYARGQRMSFLQLQQQTREKCQEIWDRQVQSLSALNGDDNESDSEGNSDLDSFAGDLENLLDAEEFEEGEEATNDLKRDKGDGVKGLKMRRRTTLAQATEEMEDEVAEAAELCRLLMDDDEADKKKKKKARVMVDARRLIPKLQSKFIFDNTEPVKQITNVLQLDGTNHFKEDATTDHREEENFSAKKSKSVKVNKAKKNEISPISLPNKKIKLNMGEGRKNQVFKEKKPSRETFVCGACGQLGHMRTNKNCPKYGEDLEAQLESTDMEKSIGKSSFVDPSSQSQHKLTSKKPISKITTKVAPVDNSTKIPLKFKCSSTEKSSDRPAIETLQSADKPVTSDSETAKSAKINKIIIPNKGKSDDTQAESLKHAIVIRPPTDSGRGQVDSHKFPIKIRPPAEIDREQSHKKIIIKRTKDVADLELDSPGGNTGLEHRKTKRIVELANFEKHRKQEMMYSSESLVKWNAKEDRRWWEEQEKRRNEVRLREDKARRYHKEEMRILKEQERVDELKRYEEDIRREREEEERQKAKKKKKKKKPDLRDEYLDDPRERRYGKRMLERERSAKRRSIESGKISGDFMPPTKRRRGGGGEVGLANILESIVDAIVKDRHDLSFLFVKPVSKKEAPDYLDIIERPMDLSRIRERVRNMEYKSREDFRHDVWQITYNAHKYNDGRNPGIPPLADMLLEYCDYLLNENDDSLTAAEAGIEMKDF; encoded by the exons ATGGTTGTCCAAACTAAAAAATTACAG GATGCAAAGGAGCATCTTTCTGCATTGGCTGACAAGCTGGGTCCATCACTGACAGATATAGAT TTGTCAGGAAAATCACCACAAACACCACGTGGCGTTGTTGAACAAG ACTGTGGTGAAAAGGCTGAAGATGCAGTTGATTACGAAGATATTGATGAAGAGTACGATGGTCCTGAGACTGAAACTGCCAATGAGGAGGACTATTTGTTGCCAAAAAAGGATTTTTTCGCTGCCGAAGCCTCTCTTGAAGTGTTGGCGTGCAAAACTTCTGTCTTTGATGATGAAAATTACGACGAAGAATCTGAAAATGAAGAAGACTTCGTGAATAATGATGCTAAAGTCAATAACATCTCTTTAGCTG TAGAGCAGGAAGAGAGCTTTGTAGATGCATCTAAAGGAGAGAGTGCTTTTGAGGATGATTTACAAGTTGGCTCACCGCAGACTGAAGAATTGGACATTGATGGTCAAAAACCCGAG GGAGGACCTGATGTTTTGAAAAGGTCTATGGCTACACCGTTGCCTGTATTGTATGTGGAAGATGGAAAGGCAGTTTTACGCTTCTCCGAAATCTTTGGTATTCAGGAACCTCATCGAAAGGGAGAAAAGAAAGAGCGT CGTAATTCCATTCCCAGAG ATAGATTCAAGTCTTTGGATTTATCTGATGATATTGTAGAAGAGGATGAAGAGGAGTTTCTTAAAAGCTTCTCTCAGAGTCTCACACTTACGAAACAGGTTTCTGTAGTACATACTGACGTATCAGAAAACAATAATGTTGACTTGGAATTTCCAAAATTTGGATTTCTTCACGCGGATGCCTCACTTACTGCGAAAGATGATCGGCAACCAAAGGACTCTTGTCTTAGTGGCGAACCAATGAAAGAGGATTTTGCAGAAGATTTTTCCTGGAAAGATCATCCCCTCATGCTAGCCAATTTCTATCCTCTTGATCAGCGAGACTGGGAAAATGAAATCCTTTGGGGCAATTCTCCTGTTACAAGTGACAATAATGTTGAGAGCTGTGAAATTTCTGGACCTGAAATGAGAGCTTCTGGTGGTGGTGACCTAGAAATTGAAAGTGGGATACAGAACTTTCAATCAGTGCCCCAGAAGATACTGGAGGAGAAAGATCGAAATGTATTCACGTGCTGCTCTCCTGTTTCACTGGATCCCTTTGACTCAAGAGATTCAAATGGTGCTAAAACCAATTCAATATCCCAAAGTCTATTTCATCCCCAACTTTTGAGGCTAGAAGTGGACGGTTCTCATCTTGCAGATGGAAGAGGAGCGGATATATCTGAGATGCATAATCAAAGTGGTCAAGTAAAGCGTTTGACCAAGGTTATGTCACAAAACAGAGATCTCATGGATGACTCGTGGATAGACAAGATAATGTGGGGCGAGCATGACCAGCCTAAGATGAAATCAAAGCTTATTTTTGATCTTCAGGATAATCAAATGCACTTTGAAGTTTTGGATAGCAAGGATGGCACTCATCTTCGCCTTCATGCTGGGGCTATGATTTTAACTCGCTCTTTGAAATCAATTAGCGTGGACTCTTCTGAGCTATCGGGACAGGGAGGTCAGTATGGATGGAGATACGTTGCTAATGACAAACACTATTCAAACCGGAAAACTTCTCAGCAACTGAAATCAAACTCGAAAAAACGCTCAGCTCATGGTGTCAAAATTTTTCACTCGCAACCTGCACTGAAGCTGCAGACCATGAAATTGAAGTTGAGCAA TAAAGATATTGCAAATTTTCACCGGCCTAAAGCAATATGGTATCCCCATGACAATGAGGTGGCTGTTAAAGAACAAGGAAAATTACCAACACACGGGTCCATGAAAATTATTATGAAAAGCTTGGGTGGCAAGGGGTGTAAACTGCATGTTGATGCTGAAGAAACTCTCTCTTCTGTTAAAGTAAAAGCTTCTAAAAAGCTAG ATTTCAAGGCATCAGAAAcagtgaaaatattttatttaggtAGGGAGCTTGAAGATCAAAATTCACTCGTTGCACAAAATGTTCAGCCAAACTCCTTGTTACATCTTGTTCGTACAAAGATACAGTTGTGGCCTAGAGCACAAAGGGTTCCTGGTGAGAACAAGTCCTTGCGTCCTCCGGGAGCATTCAAGAAAAAATCTGATATGTCTGTAAAAGACGGACATGTTTTTCTTATGGA GTATTGTGAAGAAAGGCCTTTACTTTTGAGTAATGTTGGAATGGGAGCAAGACTGTGTACATATTATCAAAAGAGTTCGCCAGATGACCAATCTGGTTCCTTATTACGCAACACAAATAGTAGCGTGGGGCATGTTATTTCTCTGGACCCTGCTGATAAATCTCCTTTTCTTGGGGATTTAAAACCTGGTTGCAGTCAGTCATCACTTGAGACAAATATGTATAGAGCACCCATATTTACTCATAAAGTTCCATCAACTGACTACCTGCTGGTTCGTTCTTCAAAGGGAAAGCTATCATTAAGGCGcattgataaaattaatgttgTTGGACAGCAG GAACCTCTCATGGAGGTGTTTTCACCTGGAAGTAAAAATCTTCAGACTTTCTTGATGAACAGGATATTGGTACACATGTGCCGTGAATTCCAAGCAGCAGAGAAGCGACACTTGTCTCCATACATTCGCATTGACGATTTTCTTTCGCAGTTTCCTTACCTATCAGAAGCCTCATTCCGTAAGAGGATCAAAGAATATGCCAATTTACAG AGGGGTGCAAATGGACagtcaatttttgttaaaaagcgAAATTTCCGCATGTGGTCGGAAGATGAATTGAGAAAAATGGTGACACCAGAGCTT GTTTGTGGCTATGAAAGTATGCAAGCTGGCCTCTACCGCTTAAAACATTTAGGAATAACTGAAACACATCCTAATAATATTTCATCTGCAATGAGTCGTCTTCCTGATGAAGCAATAGCGCTGGCTGCTGCGTCACACATTGAGAGGGAACTGCAAATTACTCCTTGGAACTTGAGTAGCAATTTTGTGTCCTGTACAAGCCAG GGTAAGGAAAATATTGAACGGATGGAAATTACTGGTGTTGGTGATCCATCAGGTCGCGGCTTGGGTTTTAGCTATGCTCGGGCACCTCCAAAGGCACCAGTGTCTAGTGCAATGGTGAAGAAAAAAGCGGCTGCTGGCCGGGGAGGTTCAACTGTTACTGGTACAGATGCTGATCTACGTAGATTAAGCATGGAGGCTGCACGAGAG GTACTTCTTAAGTTCAATGTTCCTGAGGAAGTCATTGCAAAGCAAACCAGATGGCATCGCATTGCTATGATACGCAAACTTTCAAGTGAGCAAGCTGCGTCTGGGGTTAAGGTTGATCCAACGACAATAGGAAAATATGCTCGTGGCCAACGAATGTCCTTTCTTCAGTTACAGCAGCAGACCAGAGAGAAGTGTCAAGAGATTTGGGATCGACAAGTTCAGAGTTTGTCAGCTTTAAATGGTGATGATAATGAGAGTGATTCAGAAGGGAATAGTGATCTAGATTCTTTTGCTGGAGATCTGGAGAATTTGCTTGATGCTGAGGAATTTGAAGAGGGAGAAGAAGCTACTAATGACTTAAAACGTGATAAGGGAGATGGTGTTAAGGGTCTTAAAATGAGAAGACGAACAACCTTGGCCCAGGCAACAGAGGAAATGGAAGATGAAGTAGCCGAGGCCGCTGAATTGTGCAGGTTGCTTATGGATG ATGATGAAGCTgacaagaagaaaaagaagaaagccAGGGTTATGGTGGATGCAAGACGATTGATACCAAAATTGCAATCAAAATTTATCTTTGACAACACTGAACCAGTAAAGCAAATAACAAATGTATTGCAACTTGATGGAACTAATCATTTTAAGGAGGATGCAACTACAGATCACAGGGAG GAGGAAAACTTTTCTGCTAAAAAAAGCAAATCAGTGAAGGTCAATAAAGCAAAGAAGAATGAGATTTCACCTATTAGTCtacctaataaaaaaattaaattaaatatgggAGAAGGAAGAAAG AACCAGGTATTTAAGGAGAAAAAACCATCAAGGGAAACTTTCGTTTGTGGAGCATGTGGCCAG CTTGGGCACATGCGTACGAACAAGAACTGTCCGAAATATGGTGAAGATCTAGAGGCACAACTTGAATCTACAGACATGGAAAAATCAATTGGAAAATCCAGCTTTGTTGATCCCTCTAGCCAGTCCCAGCATAAACTCACCTCCAAAAAGCCGATATCAAAAATCACAACAAAAGTTGCTCCAGTTGATAATTCAACAAAAATTCCATTGAAGTTCAAATGCAGTTCCACAGAGAAATCTTCTGATAGACCTGCAATAGAAACGCTACAGAGTGCTGACAAACCAGTCACTTCTGACTCAGAAACTGCTAAGTCTGCCAAGAttaataagataattattcCTAACAAGGGGAAATCAGATGATACGCAGGCTGAATCTCTTAAGCATGCTATTGTTATACGCCCTCCTACTGATTCAGGTAGAGGTCAGGTTGATTCTCATAAGTTCCCAATTAAAATCCGCCCGCCTGCAGAAATTGATAGGGAGCAAAGTCACAAAAAGATAATTATAAAACGTACAAAGGATGTTGCTGATCTGGAGCTTGACAGTCCTGGTGGAAACACTGGACTTGAACACAGAAAAACTAAAAGAATTGTGGAATTGGCGAATTTTGAGAAGCACAGAAAGCAGGAGATGATGTATTCAAGTGAGAGTTTGGTAAAATGGAATGCTAAAGAAGATAGAAGATGGTGGGAAGAGCAAGAGAAACGAAGAAATGAAGTGAGACTCAGAGAAGACAAAGCAAGGAGGTATCACAAAGAAGAAATGAGGATTCTCAAGGAACAAGAAAGAGTAGATGAGTTAAAAAGATATGAAGAAGATATTAGAAGAGAGAGGGAAGAAGAAGAGCGGCAAAAAgctaagaagaaaaagaaaaagaaaaagcctGATTTAAGAGATGAATATTTAGATGATCCTAGGGAAAGAAGATATGGTAAGAGGATGCTAGAAAGAGAACGAAGTGCAAAAAGGAGATCCATTGAGTCAGGAAAGATTAGTGGAGATTTTATGCCGCCAACTAAACGTCGAAGAGGGGGAGGAGGAGAG GTTGGTTTGGCAAATATCTTGGAGAGCATTGTGGACGCCATTGTGAAAGATAGGCACGATCTGTCTTTTCTATTTGTGAAACCAGTGTCCAAGAAAGAAGCTCCGGACTACCTGGATATCATAGAGAGACCTATGGATCTTTCCAGAATCCGGGAGAGGGTTCGAAATATGGAGTACAAAAGCCGCGAAGATTTCAGACATGATGTCTGGCAGATTACTTATAATGCCCATAAATATAACGATGGGCGAAATCCTGGGATTCCTCCCCTTGCAGATATGCTTTTGGAATATTGTGATTATTTGTTGAATGAGAATGATGATAGTCTCACTGCTGCTGAAGCTGGTATTGAAATGAAAGATTTTTAA
- the LOC101504986 gene encoding transcription initiation factor TFIID subunit 1 isoform X3, translating to MGYDSDSPSQDGRDEDDEEEYEESDKGSCFLGFMFGNVDNSGDLDVDYLDEDAKEHLSALADKLGPSLTDIDLSGKSPQTPRGVVEQDCGEKAEDAVDYEDIDEEYDGPETETANEEDYLLPKKDFFAAEASLEVLACKTSVFDDENYDEESENEEDFVNNDAKVNNISLAVEQEESFVDASKGESAFEDDLQVGSPQTEELDIDGQKPEGGPDVLKRSMATPLPVLYVEDGKAVLRFSEIFGIQEPHRKGEKKERRNSIPRDRFKSLDLSDDIVEEDEEEFLKSFSQSLTLTKQVSVVHTDVSENNNVDLEFPKFGFLHADASLTAKDDRQPKDSCLSGEPMKEDFAEDFSWKDHPLMLANFYPLDQRDWENEILWGNSPVTSDNNVESCEISGPEMRASGGGDLEIESGIQNFQSVPQKILEEKDRNVFTCCSPVSLDPFDSRDSNGAKTNSISQSLFHPQLLRLEVDGSHLADGRGADISEMHNQSGQVKRLTKVMSQNRDLMDDSWIDKIMWGEHDQPKMKSKLIFDLQDNQMHFEVLDSKDGTHLRLHAGAMILTRSLKSISVDSSELSGQGGQYGWRYVANDKHYSNRKTSQQLKSNSKKRSAHGVKIFHSQPALKLQTMKLKLSNKDIANFHRPKAIWYPHDNEVAVKEQGKLPTHGSMKIIMKSLGGKGCKLHVDAEETLSSVKVKASKKLDFKASETVKIFYLGRELEDQNSLVAQNVQPNSLLHLVRTKIQLWPRAQRVPGENKSLRPPGAFKKKSDMSVKDGHVFLMEYCEERPLLLSNVGMGARLCTYYQKSSPDDQSGSLLRNTNSSVGHVISLDPADKSPFLGDLKPGCSQSSLETNMYRAPIFTHKVPSTDYLLVRSSKGKLSLRRIDKINVVGQQEPLMEVFSPGSKNLQTFLMNRILVHMCREFQAAEKRHLSPYIRIDDFLSQFPYLSEASFRKRIKEYANLQRGANGQSIFVKKRNFRMWSEDELRKMVTPELVCGYESMQAGLYRLKHLGITETHPNNISSAMSRLPDEAIALAAASHIERELQITPWNLSSNFVSCTSQGKENIERMEITGVGDPSGRGLGFSYARAPPKAPVSSAMVKKKAAAGRGGSTVTGTDADLRRLSMEAAREVLLKFNVPEEVIAKQTRWHRIAMIRKLSSEQAASGVKVDPTTIGKYARGQRMSFLQLQQQTREKCQEIWDRQVQSLSALNGDDNESDSEGNSDLDSFAGDLENLLDAEEFEEGEEATNDLKRDKGDGVKGLKMRRRTTLAQATEEMEDEVAEAAELCRLLMDDDEADKKKKKKARVMVDARRLIPKLQSKFIFDNTEPVKQITNVLQLDGTNHFKEDATTDHREEENFSAKKSKSVKVNKAKKNEISPISLPNKKIKLNMGEGRKVFKEKKPSRETFVCGACGQLGHMRTNKNCPKYGEDLEAQLESTDMEKSIGKSSFVDPSSQSQHKLTSKKPISKITTKVAPVDNSTKIPLKFKCSSTEKSSDRPAIETLQSADKPVTSDSETAKSAKINKIIIPNKGKSDDTQAESLKHAIVIRPPTDSGRGQVDSHKFPIKIRPPAEIDREQSHKKIIIKRTKDVADLELDSPGGNTGLEHRKTKRIVELANFEKHRKQEMMYSSESLVKWNAKEDRRWWEEQEKRRNEVRLREDKARRYHKEEMRILKEQERVDELKRYEEDIRREREEEERQKAKKKKKKKKPDLRDEYLDDPRERRYGKRMLERERSAKRRSIESGKISGDFMPPTKRRRGGGGEVGLANILESIVDAIVKDRHDLSFLFVKPVSKKEAPDYLDIIERPMDLSRIRERVRNMEYKSREDFRHDVWQITYNAHKYNDGRNPGIPPLADMLLEYCDYLLNENDDSLTAAEAGIEMKDF from the exons ATGGGATATGATTCGGATAGCCCCTCACAAGATGGGAGGGATGAAG ATGACGAAGAAGAATACGAGGAGTCTGACAAGGGTAGTTGTTTTCTTGGGTTCATGTTTGGAAATGTCGATAACTCTGGTGATCTTGATGTTGATTATCTTGATGAG GATGCAAAGGAGCATCTTTCTGCATTGGCTGACAAGCTGGGTCCATCACTGACAGATATAGAT TTGTCAGGAAAATCACCACAAACACCACGTGGCGTTGTTGAACAAG ACTGTGGTGAAAAGGCTGAAGATGCAGTTGATTACGAAGATATTGATGAAGAGTACGATGGTCCTGAGACTGAAACTGCCAATGAGGAGGACTATTTGTTGCCAAAAAAGGATTTTTTCGCTGCCGAAGCCTCTCTTGAAGTGTTGGCGTGCAAAACTTCTGTCTTTGATGATGAAAATTACGACGAAGAATCTGAAAATGAAGAAGACTTCGTGAATAATGATGCTAAAGTCAATAACATCTCTTTAGCTG TAGAGCAGGAAGAGAGCTTTGTAGATGCATCTAAAGGAGAGAGTGCTTTTGAGGATGATTTACAAGTTGGCTCACCGCAGACTGAAGAATTGGACATTGATGGTCAAAAACCCGAG GGAGGACCTGATGTTTTGAAAAGGTCTATGGCTACACCGTTGCCTGTATTGTATGTGGAAGATGGAAAGGCAGTTTTACGCTTCTCCGAAATCTTTGGTATTCAGGAACCTCATCGAAAGGGAGAAAAGAAAGAGCGT CGTAATTCCATTCCCAGAG ATAGATTCAAGTCTTTGGATTTATCTGATGATATTGTAGAAGAGGATGAAGAGGAGTTTCTTAAAAGCTTCTCTCAGAGTCTCACACTTACGAAACAGGTTTCTGTAGTACATACTGACGTATCAGAAAACAATAATGTTGACTTGGAATTTCCAAAATTTGGATTTCTTCACGCGGATGCCTCACTTACTGCGAAAGATGATCGGCAACCAAAGGACTCTTGTCTTAGTGGCGAACCAATGAAAGAGGATTTTGCAGAAGATTTTTCCTGGAAAGATCATCCCCTCATGCTAGCCAATTTCTATCCTCTTGATCAGCGAGACTGGGAAAATGAAATCCTTTGGGGCAATTCTCCTGTTACAAGTGACAATAATGTTGAGAGCTGTGAAATTTCTGGACCTGAAATGAGAGCTTCTGGTGGTGGTGACCTAGAAATTGAAAGTGGGATACAGAACTTTCAATCAGTGCCCCAGAAGATACTGGAGGAGAAAGATCGAAATGTATTCACGTGCTGCTCTCCTGTTTCACTGGATCCCTTTGACTCAAGAGATTCAAATGGTGCTAAAACCAATTCAATATCCCAAAGTCTATTTCATCCCCAACTTTTGAGGCTAGAAGTGGACGGTTCTCATCTTGCAGATGGAAGAGGAGCGGATATATCTGAGATGCATAATCAAAGTGGTCAAGTAAAGCGTTTGACCAAGGTTATGTCACAAAACAGAGATCTCATGGATGACTCGTGGATAGACAAGATAATGTGGGGCGAGCATGACCAGCCTAAGATGAAATCAAAGCTTATTTTTGATCTTCAGGATAATCAAATGCACTTTGAAGTTTTGGATAGCAAGGATGGCACTCATCTTCGCCTTCATGCTGGGGCTATGATTTTAACTCGCTCTTTGAAATCAATTAGCGTGGACTCTTCTGAGCTATCGGGACAGGGAGGTCAGTATGGATGGAGATACGTTGCTAATGACAAACACTATTCAAACCGGAAAACTTCTCAGCAACTGAAATCAAACTCGAAAAAACGCTCAGCTCATGGTGTCAAAATTTTTCACTCGCAACCTGCACTGAAGCTGCAGACCATGAAATTGAAGTTGAGCAA TAAAGATATTGCAAATTTTCACCGGCCTAAAGCAATATGGTATCCCCATGACAATGAGGTGGCTGTTAAAGAACAAGGAAAATTACCAACACACGGGTCCATGAAAATTATTATGAAAAGCTTGGGTGGCAAGGGGTGTAAACTGCATGTTGATGCTGAAGAAACTCTCTCTTCTGTTAAAGTAAAAGCTTCTAAAAAGCTAG ATTTCAAGGCATCAGAAAcagtgaaaatattttatttaggtAGGGAGCTTGAAGATCAAAATTCACTCGTTGCACAAAATGTTCAGCCAAACTCCTTGTTACATCTTGTTCGTACAAAGATACAGTTGTGGCCTAGAGCACAAAGGGTTCCTGGTGAGAACAAGTCCTTGCGTCCTCCGGGAGCATTCAAGAAAAAATCTGATATGTCTGTAAAAGACGGACATGTTTTTCTTATGGA GTATTGTGAAGAAAGGCCTTTACTTTTGAGTAATGTTGGAATGGGAGCAAGACTGTGTACATATTATCAAAAGAGTTCGCCAGATGACCAATCTGGTTCCTTATTACGCAACACAAATAGTAGCGTGGGGCATGTTATTTCTCTGGACCCTGCTGATAAATCTCCTTTTCTTGGGGATTTAAAACCTGGTTGCAGTCAGTCATCACTTGAGACAAATATGTATAGAGCACCCATATTTACTCATAAAGTTCCATCAACTGACTACCTGCTGGTTCGTTCTTCAAAGGGAAAGCTATCATTAAGGCGcattgataaaattaatgttgTTGGACAGCAG GAACCTCTCATGGAGGTGTTTTCACCTGGAAGTAAAAATCTTCAGACTTTCTTGATGAACAGGATATTGGTACACATGTGCCGTGAATTCCAAGCAGCAGAGAAGCGACACTTGTCTCCATACATTCGCATTGACGATTTTCTTTCGCAGTTTCCTTACCTATCAGAAGCCTCATTCCGTAAGAGGATCAAAGAATATGCCAATTTACAG AGGGGTGCAAATGGACagtcaatttttgttaaaaagcgAAATTTCCGCATGTGGTCGGAAGATGAATTGAGAAAAATGGTGACACCAGAGCTT GTTTGTGGCTATGAAAGTATGCAAGCTGGCCTCTACCGCTTAAAACATTTAGGAATAACTGAAACACATCCTAATAATATTTCATCTGCAATGAGTCGTCTTCCTGATGAAGCAATAGCGCTGGCTGCTGCGTCACACATTGAGAGGGAACTGCAAATTACTCCTTGGAACTTGAGTAGCAATTTTGTGTCCTGTACAAGCCAG GGTAAGGAAAATATTGAACGGATGGAAATTACTGGTGTTGGTGATCCATCAGGTCGCGGCTTGGGTTTTAGCTATGCTCGGGCACCTCCAAAGGCACCAGTGTCTAGTGCAATGGTGAAGAAAAAAGCGGCTGCTGGCCGGGGAGGTTCAACTGTTACTGGTACAGATGCTGATCTACGTAGATTAAGCATGGAGGCTGCACGAGAG GTACTTCTTAAGTTCAATGTTCCTGAGGAAGTCATTGCAAAGCAAACCAGATGGCATCGCATTGCTATGATACGCAAACTTTCAAGTGAGCAAGCTGCGTCTGGGGTTAAGGTTGATCCAACGACAATAGGAAAATATGCTCGTGGCCAACGAATGTCCTTTCTTCAGTTACAGCAGCAGACCAGAGAGAAGTGTCAAGAGATTTGGGATCGACAAGTTCAGAGTTTGTCAGCTTTAAATGGTGATGATAATGAGAGTGATTCAGAAGGGAATAGTGATCTAGATTCTTTTGCTGGAGATCTGGAGAATTTGCTTGATGCTGAGGAATTTGAAGAGGGAGAAGAAGCTACTAATGACTTAAAACGTGATAAGGGAGATGGTGTTAAGGGTCTTAAAATGAGAAGACGAACAACCTTGGCCCAGGCAACAGAGGAAATGGAAGATGAAGTAGCCGAGGCCGCTGAATTGTGCAGGTTGCTTATGGATG ATGATGAAGCTgacaagaagaaaaagaagaaagccAGGGTTATGGTGGATGCAAGACGATTGATACCAAAATTGCAATCAAAATTTATCTTTGACAACACTGAACCAGTAAAGCAAATAACAAATGTATTGCAACTTGATGGAACTAATCATTTTAAGGAGGATGCAACTACAGATCACAGGGAG GAGGAAAACTTTTCTGCTAAAAAAAGCAAATCAGTGAAGGTCAATAAAGCAAAGAAGAATGAGATTTCACCTATTAGTCtacctaataaaaaaattaaattaaatatgggAGAAGGAAGAAAG GTATTTAAGGAGAAAAAACCATCAAGGGAAACTTTCGTTTGTGGAGCATGTGGCCAG CTTGGGCACATGCGTACGAACAAGAACTGTCCGAAATATGGTGAAGATCTAGAGGCACAACTTGAATCTACAGACATGGAAAAATCAATTGGAAAATCCAGCTTTGTTGATCCCTCTAGCCAGTCCCAGCATAAACTCACCTCCAAAAAGCCGATATCAAAAATCACAACAAAAGTTGCTCCAGTTGATAATTCAACAAAAATTCCATTGAAGTTCAAATGCAGTTCCACAGAGAAATCTTCTGATAGACCTGCAATAGAAACGCTACAGAGTGCTGACAAACCAGTCACTTCTGACTCAGAAACTGCTAAGTCTGCCAAGAttaataagataattattcCTAACAAGGGGAAATCAGATGATACGCAGGCTGAATCTCTTAAGCATGCTATTGTTATACGCCCTCCTACTGATTCAGGTAGAGGTCAGGTTGATTCTCATAAGTTCCCAATTAAAATCCGCCCGCCTGCAGAAATTGATAGGGAGCAAAGTCACAAAAAGATAATTATAAAACGTACAAAGGATGTTGCTGATCTGGAGCTTGACAGTCCTGGTGGAAACACTGGACTTGAACACAGAAAAACTAAAAGAATTGTGGAATTGGCGAATTTTGAGAAGCACAGAAAGCAGGAGATGATGTATTCAAGTGAGAGTTTGGTAAAATGGAATGCTAAAGAAGATAGAAGATGGTGGGAAGAGCAAGAGAAACGAAGAAATGAAGTGAGACTCAGAGAAGACAAAGCAAGGAGGTATCACAAAGAAGAAATGAGGATTCTCAAGGAACAAGAAAGAGTAGATGAGTTAAAAAGATATGAAGAAGATATTAGAAGAGAGAGGGAAGAAGAAGAGCGGCAAAAAgctaagaagaaaaagaaaaagaaaaagcctGATTTAAGAGATGAATATTTAGATGATCCTAGGGAAAGAAGATATGGTAAGAGGATGCTAGAAAGAGAACGAAGTGCAAAAAGGAGATCCATTGAGTCAGGAAAGATTAGTGGAGATTTTATGCCGCCAACTAAACGTCGAAGAGGGGGAGGAGGAGAG GTTGGTTTGGCAAATATCTTGGAGAGCATTGTGGACGCCATTGTGAAAGATAGGCACGATCTGTCTTTTCTATTTGTGAAACCAGTGTCCAAGAAAGAAGCTCCGGACTACCTGGATATCATAGAGAGACCTATGGATCTTTCCAGAATCCGGGAGAGGGTTCGAAATATGGAGTACAAAAGCCGCGAAGATTTCAGACATGATGTCTGGCAGATTACTTATAATGCCCATAAATATAACGATGGGCGAAATCCTGGGATTCCTCCCCTTGCAGATATGCTTTTGGAATATTGTGATTATTTGTTGAATGAGAATGATGATAGTCTCACTGCTGCTGAAGCTGGTATTGAAATGAAAGATTTTTAA